A window from Zingiber officinale cultivar Zhangliang chromosome 7A, Zo_v1.1, whole genome shotgun sequence encodes these proteins:
- the LOC122000296 gene encoding uncharacterized protein LOC122000296 isoform X1, whose amino-acid sequence MLQEIMEPAVSGELLIEEISSPIAALQLHDFCDDDEVAGGGAGDLFCRSGNSIRLPSVSSSAARNAVANGQEALCCYGVDSAAATAFSFFPSLYALLDVLPPPPDPEPDLSVYPSSVNLLPSPPSAVMFQVPPESAMYVGDSFDHMMLKETITDGYSLNPSMVAGESSIGQQPQHLYEEPGYAPPEMVGLNAPSFELLESINATLYGGADTQRFFGGVTPPVGPTARLLAESGAPVGSFGHEALQHRLFGSGDFQKVIGGCSSGSIASSDDPTYKVGRLSVEERKEKIHRYMKKRNERNFSKKIKYACRKTLADSRPRVRGRFAKNDELGEAAQCK is encoded by the exons ATGCTGCAGGAGATTATGGAACCGGCAGTTTCCGGCGAGCTCTTGATT GAGGAGATCTCGAGCCCCATAGCGGCGCTGCAGCTTCATGATTTCTGCGACGATGACGAGGTTGCCGGGGGAGGCGCCGGCGATCTTTTCTGCCGCTCGGGGAACTCCATCCGGCTCCCTTCAGTCTCCTCTTCTGCAGCGAGAAATGCCGTCGCCAATGGCCAGGAGGCGCTCTGCTGCTACGGAGTCGACTCCGCCGCCGCCACTGCTTTCTCCTTCTTTCCTTCCCTGTATGCCCTCCTCGATGTCCTTCCACCGCCGCCCGACCCTGAGCCTGACCTCTCCGTCTACCCTTCCTCCGTCAATCTCCTCCCCTCTCCTCCTTCGGCAGTGATGTTCCAAGTCCCGCCGGAGTCGGCGATGTACGTCGGAGACTCCTTCGACCACATGATGCTGAAGGAGACCATCACGGATGGATACTCACTCAACCCCTCCATGGTGGCAGGAGAATCTTCCATTGGTCAGCAGCCGCAGCATCTGTACGAAGAGCCGGGCTATGCGCCGCCGGAAATGGTAGGGTTGAACGCGCCTTCGTTCGAGTTGCTAGAAAGCATTAATGCGACGCTCTACGGCGGAGCCGACACACAGAGGTTCTTTGGTGGAGTTACGCCACCTGTAGGCCCCACCGCAAGGCTGCTGGCCGAAAGCGGAGCTCCAGTGGGCTCATTCGGGCACGAAGCCCTGCAACATCGCTTGTTCGGCTCCGGCGACTTCCAG AAGGTAATCGGAGGATGCAGCAGCGGCAGCATCGCGTCGTCGGATGATCCCACCTACAAAGTCGGCCGCTTGTCCGTCGAGGAGAGGAAGGAGAAGATCCACAGGTACATGAAGAAGAGGAACGAGAGAAACTTCAGCAAGAAAATCAAG TACGCCTGCAGAAAAACTTTAGCAGATAGCCGGCCTCGAGTGCGTGGGAGATTCGCGAAGAACGACGAACTGGGAGAGGCGGCCCAGTGCAAATGA
- the LOC122000296 gene encoding uncharacterized protein LOC122000296 isoform X2 codes for MLQEIMEPAVSGELLIEEISSPIAALQLHDFCDDDEVAGGGAGDLFCRSGNSIRLPSVSSSAARNAVANGQEALCCYGVDSAAATAFSFFPSLYALLDVLPPPPDPEPDLSVYPSSVNLLPSPPSAVMFQVPPESAMYVGDSFDHMMLKETITDGYSLNPSMVAGESSIGQQPQHLYEEPGYAPPEMVGLNAPSFELLESINATLYGGADTQRFFGGVTPPVGPTARLLAESGAPVGSFGHEALQHRLFGSGDFQVIGGCSSGSIASSDDPTYKVGRLSVEERKEKIHRYMKKRNERNFSKKIKYACRKTLADSRPRVRGRFAKNDELGEAAQCK; via the exons ATGCTGCAGGAGATTATGGAACCGGCAGTTTCCGGCGAGCTCTTGATT GAGGAGATCTCGAGCCCCATAGCGGCGCTGCAGCTTCATGATTTCTGCGACGATGACGAGGTTGCCGGGGGAGGCGCCGGCGATCTTTTCTGCCGCTCGGGGAACTCCATCCGGCTCCCTTCAGTCTCCTCTTCTGCAGCGAGAAATGCCGTCGCCAATGGCCAGGAGGCGCTCTGCTGCTACGGAGTCGACTCCGCCGCCGCCACTGCTTTCTCCTTCTTTCCTTCCCTGTATGCCCTCCTCGATGTCCTTCCACCGCCGCCCGACCCTGAGCCTGACCTCTCCGTCTACCCTTCCTCCGTCAATCTCCTCCCCTCTCCTCCTTCGGCAGTGATGTTCCAAGTCCCGCCGGAGTCGGCGATGTACGTCGGAGACTCCTTCGACCACATGATGCTGAAGGAGACCATCACGGATGGATACTCACTCAACCCCTCCATGGTGGCAGGAGAATCTTCCATTGGTCAGCAGCCGCAGCATCTGTACGAAGAGCCGGGCTATGCGCCGCCGGAAATGGTAGGGTTGAACGCGCCTTCGTTCGAGTTGCTAGAAAGCATTAATGCGACGCTCTACGGCGGAGCCGACACACAGAGGTTCTTTGGTGGAGTTACGCCACCTGTAGGCCCCACCGCAAGGCTGCTGGCCGAAAGCGGAGCTCCAGTGGGCTCATTCGGGCACGAAGCCCTGCAACATCGCTTGTTCGGCTCCGGCGACTTCCAG GTAATCGGAGGATGCAGCAGCGGCAGCATCGCGTCGTCGGATGATCCCACCTACAAAGTCGGCCGCTTGTCCGTCGAGGAGAGGAAGGAGAAGATCCACAGGTACATGAAGAAGAGGAACGAGAGAAACTTCAGCAAGAAAATCAAG TACGCCTGCAGAAAAACTTTAGCAGATAGCCGGCCTCGAGTGCGTGGGAGATTCGCGAAGAACGACGAACTGGGAGAGGCGGCCCAGTGCAAATGA